A section of the Falco peregrinus isolate bFalPer1 chromosome 3, bFalPer1.pri, whole genome shotgun sequence genome encodes:
- the PDIK1L gene encoding serine/threonine-protein kinase PDIK1L, giving the protein MVSSQPKYDLIREVGRGSYGVVYEAVVRKTSARVAVKKIRCHAPENVELALREFWALSSIKSQHPNVIHLEECILQKDGMVQKMSHGSSSSLYLQLVETSLKGEIVFDPRSAYYLWFVMDFCDGGDMNEYLLSRKPNRKTNTSFMLQLSSALAFLHKNQIIHRDLKPDNILISQSRMDASDLEPTLKVADFGLSKVCSASGQNPEEPVNVNKCFLSTACGTDFYMAPEVWEGHYTAKADIFALGIIIWAMLERITFIDTETKKELLGSYVKQGTAIVPVGEALLENPKMELLIPVKKKSMNARMKQLIKEMLAANPQDRPDAFELELRLVNIAFKDSSWDT; this is encoded by the exons ATGGTGAGTAGCCAGCCTAAGTACGATCTAATACGGGAGGTTGGTCGTGGCAGTTATGGTGTGGTGTACGAAGCAGTCGTCAGGAAGACCTCTGCACGGGTCGCGGTGAAAAAGATTCGGTGCCATGCTCCAGAGAACGTGGAACTAGCTCTGCGTGAGTTCTGGGCACTTAGCAGTATCAAGAGCCAACATCCCAACGTCATTCACCTGGAGGAGTGCATCTTGCAGAAAGATGGTATGGTGCAGAAGATGTCCCATGGCTCCAGTTCCTCCCTTTATTTACAG CTTGTAGAGACCTcattaaaaggagaaatagtCTTTGACCCCAGAAGTGCTTATTACCTCTGGTTCGTAATGGATTTCTGTGATGGAGGAGACATGAATGAGTATCTGTTGTCCCGAAAGCCAAACCGCAAGACCAACACCAGTTTCATGCTTCAGCTCAGCAGCGCGCTGGCGTTCCTGcacaaaaatcagattattCATCGTGATCTCAAACCTGACAACATTCTGATCTCTCAGAGCAGGATGGATGCTAGTGACTTGGAGCCTACCCTGAAAGTAGCTGATTTTGGGCTGAGTAAAGTATGTTCAGCCTCAGGACAGAATCCTGAGGAACCAGTCAATGTAAATAAGTGTTTTCTATCAACTGCATGTGGGACTGACTTCTATATGGCCCCCGAGGTCTGGGAAGGACACTACACTGCCAAGGCAGACATCTTTGCATTGGGGATTATAATCTGGGCAATGTTGGAAAGAATCACGTTTATAGATACCGAAACAAAGAAAGAACTTCTGGGGAGTTACGTCAAGCAAGGGACAGCGATCGTGCCTGTTGGAGAGGCACTTCTAGAAAACCCAAAAATGGAACTACTCATTCCCGTAAAGAAAAAATCGATGAATGCTCGAATGAAACAGCTGATCAAGGAAATGCTGGCTGCCAACCCACAGGACAGACCTGATGCTTTTGAACTGGAACTGCGATTAGTCAACATAGCTTTTAAAGACAGCAGCTGGGATACGTGA